One genomic segment of Culturomica massiliensis includes these proteins:
- a CDS encoding RHS repeat domain-containing protein has protein sequence MKTIFLFIYCFFYFSVSVYPAGNTFGVFYPEASSGISATYPFLVDASGLRFDFNVRVSDNYIVVPDVNGPDPGYEDLKPVGSIGTARRLPSGPILSIDTLVQIGKTRCRFRYNGFVDNGSQVESLVCRYGGESYVTFKPQKPSGVIDGVIAVRYTIIRIDGSANPFQEEDQVMYLYYRRGTEIKDRLYGGTLPAIEWVGSYPFTCRIEPGPPSGGDGTYVYDWEVYTSSGWSVLPGIKTSFCDLRVSSDMQFVRRRVRSQNQVAYTNPMEFRLGLLSNRNYIAHVTSMPAGHQASGTCYAADITYYDGLGRAEQLVNQYASPAGGDIVTPVHYDNAGRSDSRTYLPYVRVLSWGPGTSSVYDPNAFSNQLRFHNFESAYRSKTYESLSSSRLLSEQQIGRVYVDAGKKIDYIYSVNGNQEVFRLKLTADGGFQVNGYYPRGQLYKISCRNEDGRLTETFTNVSGEVILVRQKFDGTQADLYRVYDAAGRLCVVISPEGSGKLSSGLTVARTDVIADRYCYLYTYDGLGRQVVKKMPGTGEIHYVYNSAGQVVMMQDARLRSALRWKKNVYDVYGRLTEEKMITLAAYRPSLQAALDAGTAAPTIPVAETLLASYRYDRNLVASPGPGFSTGGSISVKEEGGTRLRSENKLSPVRDISSVTSLAGYNANPCGQKTWEKIAIVEGDTVITGYMERTYYYDWEGRLGYIAESGPEEIGRTLTYSYDFTGALIRCLEQLELGRQSFSLETFYSYDTRGRLLRSEVWLNDAVRGLLCCSYDNLGRLSGRIYGNNVCSENLSYNLQGWLTGISSPFFSMNLQYYKPAMNGSKALYAGDISEWSWKQGSDPLRTYSFHYDGLGRLAKARAFTGNMCDDAYTERGLTYDRNGNFKTLQRTNGNGLTVDSLTYGYTGNLLTSLTENAATLPGDVYVRGAQPVGNYTYDGNGNLLTDSRRALNYRYNYLNLLEQVKSGATEKVRYCYTAGGEKLGVRGNDGKGYDYRGSFILTRNGSSLSLSGVLFDGGQIVVGGGNQEVYYYLRDHLGSVRVIIDSLGRVKERNDYYPFGLRQKRSGYALSTVNRFKYNGKEEQTIGDLGHLDYGARMYDAVLGRWFTVDPLSEKYYGLSPYNYAGNNPIRYIDYKGFGPKDRIKAAKSMIGIGYKQETGLLRTANTAAAKEFMDCSEFVCRVLAADEITDGVVAKNSSALYEFFSNEEQFIHSEDEPLEGDIAVWAGHVGVVTGVNGVGEIKLTHARGGSRPSMENPGFTTPDKYRNSKFYGYYRPRQETRDGKLDDYENPLPESASEVRDVAADWASVYEKLKEFMQSLIDQFKTNN, from the coding sequence ATGAAAACGATTTTTTTGTTCATTTATTGCTTTTTTTATTTTTCTGTTTCGGTTTATCCGGCAGGAAATACATTTGGCGTATTTTATCCGGAGGCTAGTTCTGGGATCTCCGCGACTTACCCATTTCTGGTGGATGCTTCCGGCCTCAGGTTCGATTTTAACGTAAGAGTTTCGGATAACTATATTGTAGTGCCTGATGTAAATGGTCCGGATCCCGGTTATGAAGACTTAAAACCTGTCGGTTCGATAGGGACTGCAAGACGTTTGCCTTCCGGGCCGATATTGTCTATTGATACACTTGTACAGATCGGCAAAACCCGGTGTCGGTTTCGTTATAATGGATTTGTAGATAATGGCAGCCAGGTGGAGTCTTTGGTTTGTCGTTACGGAGGCGAGAGTTATGTGACGTTTAAGCCTCAAAAGCCTTCGGGAGTTATTGATGGGGTAATTGCTGTCCGTTATACAATAATACGGATTGACGGCTCTGCTAATCCGTTTCAGGAAGAAGATCAAGTGATGTATCTTTATTACCGGCGTGGGACGGAAATAAAAGACAGGCTTTACGGGGGAACGCTTCCGGCGATAGAATGGGTGGGAAGTTATCCGTTTACCTGCCGAATAGAGCCGGGTCCGCCTTCCGGTGGTGACGGTACTTATGTTTATGACTGGGAGGTTTACACCTCTTCGGGTTGGTCTGTACTTCCCGGTATTAAAACCTCTTTTTGTGATCTTCGCGTCTCTTCAGATATGCAATTTGTGCGTCGCAGGGTGCGTTCTCAAAACCAGGTGGCATATACCAATCCGATGGAATTCCGTCTGGGCTTGTTATCCAATCGTAATTATATCGCTCACGTGACATCGATGCCTGCCGGTCATCAGGCTAGCGGAACCTGTTATGCGGCAGACATAACGTATTACGACGGATTGGGTAGGGCCGAACAGTTGGTGAATCAATATGCTTCTCCTGCCGGAGGAGATATAGTGACTCCGGTACATTACGATAATGCCGGACGTAGCGATAGCCGTACTTACCTGCCTTATGTGCGGGTACTTTCCTGGGGACCGGGTACTTCAAGTGTTTACGATCCCAATGCTTTCAGTAATCAGTTACGGTTCCATAATTTTGAAAGTGCATATCGGTCAAAAACCTATGAGAGTCTCTCTTCTTCCCGGCTCCTTTCCGAACAACAGATCGGCAGAGTCTATGTTGATGCCGGGAAAAAAATAGATTACATTTATTCTGTTAACGGTAACCAGGAGGTTTTTCGCTTAAAATTGACTGCAGACGGCGGTTTCCAGGTTAATGGTTATTATCCGCGGGGACAACTTTACAAGATAAGTTGCCGGAATGAAGATGGCCGTTTGACGGAGACTTTTACAAATGTCAGCGGGGAAGTGATCCTGGTGCGACAGAAATTTGACGGTACGCAGGCTGACCTTTACCGGGTGTATGATGCGGCAGGACGCTTGTGTGTAGTGATCAGTCCGGAAGGTTCCGGTAAACTTTCATCGGGATTGACTGTAGCTCGTACGGATGTGATTGCCGATCGTTATTGTTATCTTTATACTTATGACGGTTTGGGACGGCAGGTTGTGAAAAAGATGCCGGGAACCGGTGAAATACATTATGTCTATAATTCAGCCGGGCAGGTAGTGATGATGCAGGATGCCAGGTTGCGTTCCGCTTTGCGCTGGAAAAAAAACGTTTATGATGTATATGGCCGTTTGACCGAGGAAAAAATGATTACCCTGGCTGCTTACCGGCCTTCTCTACAGGCAGCATTGGATGCCGGAACTGCTGCACCTACAATACCGGTTGCAGAGACATTACTCGCTAGCTACCGGTATGACCGCAATCTTGTCGCTAGTCCCGGCCCGGGTTTTTCTACCGGTGGATCGATATCCGTAAAGGAAGAGGGCGGTACTCGGCTCCGGTCTGAAAACAAATTGTCTCCGGTCAGGGATATATCATCCGTAACAAGTCTTGCCGGTTACAATGCTAATCCCTGCGGGCAAAAGACCTGGGAGAAGATTGCTATCGTGGAAGGGGATACGGTGATAACCGGCTATATGGAACGTACATATTATTATGATTGGGAGGGACGTCTGGGGTATATAGCAGAATCCGGTCCGGAGGAAATAGGACGGACACTGACGTATTCCTATGATTTTACAGGAGCACTGATCCGGTGCTTGGAACAGTTGGAATTGGGCCGGCAATCATTCAGTCTGGAAACCTTTTATAGTTATGATACCCGGGGCCGCTTATTGCGAAGTGAAGTGTGGTTGAATGATGCGGTCCGTGGTTTGCTGTGCTGCAGTTATGATAACCTCGGCCGTTTGAGCGGTAGGATTTATGGTAATAATGTATGTTCGGAGAACTTAAGCTATAATCTTCAGGGGTGGTTAACGGGAATTTCCTCTCCTTTCTTTTCGATGAATCTGCAATATTATAAGCCTGCGATGAACGGAAGTAAAGCTCTTTACGCGGGAGATATCAGTGAATGGTCGTGGAAACAGGGGAGTGATCCGCTTCGGACTTATTCCTTTCATTACGATGGTTTGGGGCGTTTGGCGAAAGCTCGTGCTTTTACCGGAAATATGTGTGATGATGCTTATACGGAACGTGGCTTGACGTATGATCGGAACGGTAATTTCAAAACATTGCAGCGGACAAACGGGAACGGTCTGACCGTTGATAGCCTTACCTATGGGTATACGGGTAATTTATTGACATCGCTGACTGAAAATGCAGCTACTTTACCGGGCGATGTATATGTACGCGGAGCCCAACCTGTGGGGAATTATACGTACGACGGAAACGGTAATTTATTGACAGACAGTCGCCGCGCTTTGAATTATCGATATAATTACTTAAATTTGTTGGAGCAGGTGAAATCCGGAGCAACGGAAAAGGTGCGCTACTGTTATACGGCGGGAGGAGAAAAACTGGGAGTTCGGGGAAATGACGGTAAGGGATATGATTACCGGGGAAGTTTTATCCTGACGCGTAACGGCAGTTCTTTGAGTTTATCGGGAGTTTTGTTCGATGGCGGACAGATTGTAGTAGGAGGTGGTAATCAGGAGGTATACTATTATTTGCGGGATCATTTAGGGAGTGTCCGGGTGATTATCGATAGTCTGGGGCGGGTTAAAGAGCGCAATGATTACTATCCTTTCGGTTTGCGTCAAAAGCGTAGCGGTTATGCTTTGTCTACTGTTAACCGTTTTAAATACAACGGTAAGGAAGAGCAAACCATCGGCGATTTGGGGCATCTGGATTACGGCGCCCGCATGTACGATGCTGTTTTGGGACGGTGGTTTACGGTTGATCCGTTAAGTGAAAAATACTACGGATTGAGTCCGTATAATTATGCCGGCAACAATCCGATACGCTATATTGATTATAAAGGATTCGGGCCAAAGGACAGGATTAAGGCAGCAAAAAGTATGATTGGGATAGGATATAAGCAAGAAACGGGGCTACTCAGAACAGCGAATACTGCCGCTGCAAAAGAATTTATGGATTGCTCGGAGTTTGTATGCAGGGTGTTAGCTGCAGATGAGATTACCGATGGAGTAGTGGCCAAGAATTCATCGGCTTTATATGAATTTTTCAGTAATGAGGAACAGTTTATTCATTCGGAGGATGAGCCCTTGGAGGGGGATATAGCCGTATGGGCCGGACATGTCGGGGTTGTAACGGGAGTGAATGGGGTGGGAGAGATCAAGCTGACACATGCAAGAGGAGGAAGCAGACCATCTATGGAGAATCCTGGTTTTACCACACCCGATAAATATCGAAATTCGAAATTTTACGGTTATTACAGACCCCGACAGGAAACCCGGGATGGGAAGCTGGATGATTATGAAAATCCGCTACCGGAATCTGCTTCGGAGGTAAGGGATGTTGCAGCGGATTGGGCATCCGTTTACGAAAAATTAAAAGAATTTATGCAAAGTCTTATAGATCAGTTTAAAACAAATAATTAA
- a CDS encoding RHS repeat domain-containing protein, which yields MKTAVSFFYLKSYKAVCCLVFLWVANVCLGQDDPNVTFPSPQAWSFIRYGNTPVNLYTGTVMAEIPLYRYTDPDFDFPVSVKYASNGFLPNKASGVVGYDWLLNIGGVISRTVRGMPDDECNMEGVKDIYGNKREVKGYYYFWNNSLSVNPETWVCEMFASERYFPFFYTYFKLGDRYYDVQPDIFHFNFMGYSGSFQLEANGRIHVYNTSVSKGDIKVETIHFNTLSDSYFILRTGDGYRYRFGTFGGNGIDYSYPETGTLPHNKTISSWYLYEISAPNGRKVSLSYNQSGESRIYSPVVNTTFHRNSTSSGAGIRTNPVPLISQTARLSSVNIDNKVFLNFQYDTARAETTVSKGLLAMGKKLTSIIVTEELSGHREQLKKCDFFYTYPSLGNAKLFLEKVRISGEGDYRMSYHDLTSYCPLTATYQMDHWGYYNGKGTDEIPAAVNPVTHEEVLTSTLRDPVFSKGIYGMLKKLTYPTQGYTCFEYEGHSYAKAVKRDLEGAFLATLRNVVNSVTGGVRIRKITDYTGEQAVFSREFLYQQEDKTKSSGILLHYPRYSLCVKVARSKSEEFYFQQSSCYNYNSLDANHIEYSRVLEKQTDGSAVEYCFSNYATVPDQVGGIPVFTVSVPQLGTWQIVNNFDYFKNLTMEPVSFHNQRGKLVMKRVLNPQGHVVSREEQLYGKKPLAYTERILITGNAGYKARTLVDDYTLDRVRQVDYYGTDSIVSQIAYQYNAWGQPVIVDNSCGDGSFHRTYTTYVTDIPEASRTNIDNQMLSDHQIRFPLRTEIKRRQADGSEVLTGGEKNTYALFNGLIQLRGHYKRDILMDGYSLLYSCDAYDKQGRLLQYTDALGLKTVYVWGYGGLYPVASIRNAELAEVAKVTGLFGIRQTPLIAGLSSEQETELRKLSGAHVITCQYAPFKGISRYTDPAGVTCNYEYDAFGRLIRVTDREGRLKDEYVYHIWQAHP from the coding sequence ATGAAAACAGCTGTTTCTTTTTTTTATTTAAAGTCTTATAAAGCGGTCTGTTGTCTGGTTTTTCTATGGGTTGCTAATGTGTGTCTGGGGCAGGATGATCCGAATGTGACCTTCCCTTCTCCACAGGCATGGAGTTTTATCCGTTATGGGAATACACCTGTCAACTTATATACAGGCACGGTGATGGCAGAAATACCTCTTTACAGGTATACTGATCCTGATTTTGATTTTCCGGTGTCGGTTAAATATGCCAGTAATGGTTTTCTTCCGAATAAAGCCTCGGGGGTGGTCGGTTATGATTGGTTACTGAATATCGGGGGTGTCATATCGCGTACTGTGAGGGGAATGCCGGATGATGAATGTAATATGGAGGGTGTGAAGGATATTTACGGTAATAAACGGGAAGTAAAAGGGTATTATTACTTTTGGAATAATTCGTTATCGGTAAATCCTGAAACATGGGTTTGTGAAATGTTTGCCTCCGAACGTTATTTTCCTTTTTTTTATACATATTTCAAATTGGGAGACCGTTATTATGATGTCCAGCCGGATATTTTTCATTTTAATTTTATGGGATATAGCGGTAGTTTTCAACTGGAAGCTAATGGCCGGATCCATGTTTACAATACGAGTGTAAGCAAAGGAGATATAAAAGTTGAAACGATTCATTTTAATACGTTGAGTGATTCTTATTTCATTTTGCGTACGGGAGACGGTTACCGTTACCGTTTCGGTACTTTCGGCGGTAACGGGATCGACTACTCGTACCCCGAGACAGGGACTTTACCACACAACAAAACCATTTCTTCCTGGTATCTTTATGAAATTTCGGCTCCTAACGGTCGTAAAGTGTCCTTATCTTACAATCAAAGTGGAGAATCACGGATTTATTCCCCGGTGGTAAATACTACTTTTCATCGGAATAGTACTTCCAGCGGTGCCGGAATACGTACAAACCCGGTTCCTTTGATAAGCCAGACAGCCCGCCTGTCGTCGGTAAATATTGATAATAAGGTGTTTTTGAATTTTCAGTACGATACGGCCCGGGCAGAAACGACTGTGAGTAAAGGACTCCTGGCAATGGGTAAAAAGCTGACAAGCATTATTGTTACGGAAGAGTTATCGGGTCATCGGGAACAATTGAAAAAGTGTGATTTTTTTTATACTTATCCGTCATTGGGGAATGCAAAACTTTTCTTGGAAAAGGTCCGGATTTCCGGAGAGGGTGATTATAGAATGAGTTATCATGATTTAACGTCTTATTGTCCCCTTACGGCGACTTATCAAATGGATCATTGGGGATATTATAACGGTAAAGGAACTGACGAAATTCCTGCGGCAGTAAATCCTGTGACTCATGAGGAAGTTTTGACGAGTACTCTTCGCGATCCGGTTTTTTCCAAAGGGATTTACGGCATGTTGAAAAAGCTAACCTATCCGACACAAGGCTATACCTGTTTTGAATATGAGGGACATTCATATGCTAAGGCCGTAAAACGGGATTTGGAAGGTGCTTTTTTAGCAACGCTGCGAAATGTTGTTAATAGTGTGACAGGAGGAGTTCGCATTCGTAAAATTACGGATTACACAGGTGAGCAGGCCGTCTTTTCAAGAGAGTTTCTCTATCAGCAGGAAGATAAGACCAAAAGTTCCGGAATACTCCTTCATTATCCGCGTTATTCGCTTTGTGTGAAAGTAGCTCGTTCCAAGTCAGAAGAGTTTTATTTCCAGCAATCTTCGTGTTATAATTATAATTCTTTGGATGCCAATCATATCGAGTATAGCCGGGTGCTGGAAAAACAGACTGACGGTTCGGCTGTGGAGTATTGTTTTTCTAATTATGCTACTGTGCCGGATCAGGTGGGAGGCATTCCTGTTTTTACGGTATCGGTACCCCAGCTTGGAACCTGGCAGATAGTAAATAACTTCGATTATTTTAAAAATCTGACGATGGAGCCTGTTTCTTTTCATAATCAACGGGGTAAGTTGGTTATGAAGAGAGTTCTTAATCCCCAGGGACATGTTGTGAGCCGGGAGGAACAACTTTATGGTAAGAAGCCGTTAGCTTATACCGAGCGGATTCTGATAACGGGAAATGCCGGTTATAAAGCGCGTACTTTGGTCGATGATTATACTTTGGATAGGGTCAGGCAGGTCGATTATTACGGAACAGATTCGATTGTGAGTCAGATAGCTTATCAGTATAATGCCTGGGGACAGCCTGTTATTGTAGATAATAGCTGCGGAGATGGCTCTTTTCATCGTACTTATACGACTTATGTGACGGATATTCCGGAGGCATCCCGAACGAATATAGACAATCAGATGTTGTCAGATCATCAGATTCGGTTTCCGCTTCGTACAGAAATCAAACGACGTCAGGCGGATGGGTCGGAAGTACTGACCGGCGGGGAAAAGAATACCTATGCACTTTTCAACGGATTGATACAGTTGAGAGGACATTATAAAAGGGATATTTTAATGGATGGATATAGTTTGTTGTATAGTTGTGATGCTTATGATAAGCAAGGGCGTTTACTTCAGTATACGGATGCGTTGGGATTAAAAACGGTTTATGTTTGGGGATATGGCGGATTATATCCGGTTGCTTCTATCCGTAATGCCGAATTAGCAGAGGTGGCGAAGGTGACAGGTTTGTTCGGAATTCGTCAAACACCTTTGATTGCCGGGTTAAGTTCCGAACAGGAAACCGAATTACGTAAACTTTCCGGCGCACATGTGATTACCTGTCAGTATGCTCCTTTTAAAGGTATTTCCCGGTATACGGACCCGGCAGGTGTAACCTGTAATTATGAATACGATGCGTTCGGACGGTTGATACGGGTCACGGATAGAGAAGGCCGTTTGAAGGATGAATATGTCTATCATATTTGGCAGGCTCATCCCTGA
- a CDS encoding phospholipase A has protein sequence MKNGIFFLCIMLFCGIRSVSGQEVNSEKDVRADSIADDLGTIPAFTIYKDNYIITGTDFSGGKINKYNSDAKFQISLRHRLYKRMLPWRVYLFFTYTQKSFWDIYRKSAPFKETNYNPTLGFGHNFIRNNRIAAMASLQYEHESNGRDSIWSRSWNKISFMGLYSFNRNYTLQAKFWIPVMVADENKYMPRYSGIAQVAGTYISDNQRFVCSVLMVKCGGWNLNANWQFELAYRMFRFDNQYFFLQYYNGYGESMIDYNHFHHWLRVGIVIKPNSFTIF, from the coding sequence ATGAAAAATGGGATTTTTTTTCTTTGTATAATGCTTTTTTGCGGTATTCGGTCGGTAAGCGGTCAGGAGGTGAATTCGGAAAAAGACGTACGGGCGGATAGCATTGCGGATGATTTAGGGACAATCCCGGCCTTTACTATTTATAAGGATAATTATATTATAACCGGAACCGATTTTTCGGGAGGTAAAATCAATAAATATAATTCTGATGCAAAGTTTCAGATCAGTTTAAGACACCGTCTTTATAAACGGATGTTGCCTTGGAGAGTGTATCTTTTTTTTACATATACCCAGAAATCTTTTTGGGATATTTATCGTAAATCTGCTCCTTTCAAAGAGACGAATTATAACCCGACCCTGGGATTCGGACATAATTTTATCAGAAATAACCGTATTGCGGCTATGGCCTCTTTGCAATATGAACATGAGTCTAACGGACGGGACAGTATATGGTCGCGGAGCTGGAATAAAATCAGTTTTATGGGATTGTATTCTTTTAACCGGAATTATACCCTGCAAGCTAAATTCTGGATTCCGGTTATGGTGGCGGATGAAAATAAATATATGCCCCGTTATTCGGGTATTGCGCAGGTTGCCGGTACTTATATCAGCGACAACCAACGGTTTGTTTGCAGTGTACTGATGGTGAAATGCGGCGGTTGGAACCTGAATGCCAATTGGCAATTCGAACTTGCCTACCGGATGTTTCGTTTTGACAATCAATATTTCTTTTTGCAATATTACAATGGGTATGGGGAGAGTATGATCGATTATAACCATTTCCACCATTGGCTGCGTGTCGGTATCGTTATTAAGCCGAATTCATTCACTATTTTTTAG
- a CDS encoding DUF2027 domain-containing protein yields MDIRIGDTVRFISEKLEGKVTGIIDTNTVNVYCEEYGFEIPGNTNDLVVVQSDFISSATEKKGKNTSNVSVIPTDILFIGIVPDNFQNLAASRFEIYLINDTASTCLYSAGYFNGEKYTALSAGNCNPDATILLGTYTLKELDSVKSLHIQAIYYKKGNYSPRPVIDTHVKLNLTSLCKTGNYKHTKWFGPMSFLKPLDQKQTIEEIEIDPEELIQAEKVKKAAESVKRPQKQIVNNVVEIDLHCDQILETTAGMGNKDILEYQLDVFRKTLDEYKLRRGQKIVFIHGKGDGILRQRILWELQTKYKRFHHQDASFKQYGYGATLVTIK; encoded by the coding sequence ATGGATATAAGAATAGGAGACACAGTCAGATTCATTTCTGAAAAATTAGAAGGGAAAGTTACCGGAATCATCGATACGAACACGGTAAATGTTTATTGCGAGGAATACGGCTTTGAAATACCGGGAAATACAAATGACCTGGTAGTTGTCCAATCGGATTTCATTTCCTCTGCAACGGAAAAGAAAGGGAAGAACACTTCAAATGTTTCCGTAATACCCACAGATATCCTGTTCATCGGAATCGTCCCGGACAATTTTCAGAATCTTGCAGCAAGCCGGTTCGAAATCTACCTGATAAATGATACCGCTTCTACCTGTTTATACAGTGCGGGGTATTTTAACGGAGAAAAATACACGGCATTGTCTGCCGGTAACTGTAATCCGGACGCCACAATTCTGTTAGGCACGTATACGCTGAAAGAACTGGATTCCGTTAAATCCCTGCATATCCAGGCTATCTACTATAAAAAAGGGAATTACAGCCCCCGGCCGGTAATAGATACACACGTAAAACTCAACTTAACATCGCTTTGTAAAACAGGCAATTACAAACACACGAAATGGTTCGGTCCGATGAGTTTTCTAAAACCGTTGGATCAAAAACAAACGATAGAAGAGATAGAAATCGATCCAGAAGAACTGATCCAGGCCGAAAAAGTCAAAAAAGCAGCCGAATCCGTTAAAAGACCTCAAAAGCAAATTGTAAACAATGTCGTCGAAATCGATCTGCATTGTGATCAGATTCTTGAAACGACAGCGGGAATGGGTAATAAGGATATTTTGGAATATCAATTGGACGTTTTTCGTAAAACGTTGGACGAATACAAACTACGCCGGGGACAGAAAATCGTATTTATACACGGGAAAGGAGACGGCATCTTACGTCAGCGCATCCTTTGGGAATTACAGACAAAATACAAACGCTTCCACCATCAGGATGCTTCTTTCAAACAATACGGTTATGGAGCGACACTGGTAACAATCAAATAA
- a CDS encoding outer membrane beta-barrel protein encodes MKKVVLLAIAVLLYIGVNAQIVSSRSVGVNAAKSTSETLNYFRAGINMMKFAGDADDSESKTGYSVTYGFMKPMGSFGMYWGMEFGLGSRGGKSGDEFTQIAHNVQYSPFHLGYRYGFTDALKVDVHVGAYASFDYAGKIKIDDDGDKSEFNIGDWNEDLGDGGLGMDWRRYDVGLNAGIGIWYNNFNLDFNFQRGFIEAEKDGEYYTSNFMIRLGIAF; translated from the coding sequence ATGAAAAAAGTAGTTTTATTAGCTATTGCCGTATTGTTGTATATCGGCGTTAATGCTCAGATTGTATCTTCAAGAAGTGTCGGCGTTAATGCTGCGAAAAGTACTTCCGAAACTTTGAATTACTTTCGTGCAGGTATAAATATGATGAAGTTCGCAGGGGATGCGGACGATTCGGAAAGTAAAACGGGATATTCTGTGACTTACGGTTTTATGAAGCCGATGGGGAGCTTTGGTATGTATTGGGGGATGGAGTTCGGCCTCGGCTCGAGGGGAGGTAAAAGTGGCGATGAATTTACTCAAATTGCTCATAACGTACAGTATTCTCCGTTTCATTTAGGCTATCGTTATGGGTTTACCGATGCTTTGAAAGTAGATGTACATGTCGGTGCTTATGCCAGTTTCGATTATGCCGGAAAAATCAAAATCGACGATGACGGTGATAAAAGTGAGTTTAATATAGGCGACTGGAATGAAGATTTGGGGGACGGTGGTTTGGGGATGGACTGGCGTCGTTACGACGTAGGGCTGAATGCCGGTATTGGGATTTGGTACAACAATTTTAACTTGGATTTTAATTTTCAGCGGGGATTTATTGAAGCGGAAAAAGACGGTGAGTATTATACATCTAATTTTATGATCCGTTTGGGGATTGCTTTCTGA